From Candidatus Methylopumilus planktonicus, a single genomic window includes:
- the rpsO gene encoding 30S ribosomal protein S15, which yields MASTAAERAKVVSEYQQAKNDTGSPEVQVALITSRIGYLTDHFKTNAKDHHSRRGLLALVSQRRKLLDYLKGKSLGRYQSLIERLGLRK from the coding sequence ATGGCATCAACAGCAGCTGAAAGAGCCAAAGTTGTAAGTGAATATCAACAGGCAAAGAACGATACAGGATCCCCAGAAGTGCAAGTTGCACTTATCACAAGTCGTATTGGTTATTTAACAGATCATTTCAAAACCAATGCAAAAGACCATCACTCACGTCGTGGACTTTTAGCACTTGTAAGTCAACGCAGAAAATTATTGGATTACCTTAAAGGTAAGAGTTTAGGTCGCTATCAATCATTGATTGAGCGTCTAGGTTTACGTAAATAA
- the truB gene encoding tRNA pseudouridine(55) synthase TruB: MQKKSTKREIDGVFLLNKPLGFSSNQALKKIQWLFNAKKAGHTGTLDPMASGLLPICLGEATKFSHRLLNANKTYIATIQFGVTTTTGDQEGEVISEKEVIFNEVQLKETLQKFIGDITQIPPMYSALKFEGKPLYEYARKGIEIERKSRQITIYDIKLIKVKGSVTTLEVSCSKGTYIRTLAEDIGQALGCGAHLKGLERTQTGNFQLSDALSIEALEAIAVASREKILLPIDALLEGLSSIELTSTETEAIKKGQSIDFISKNEEELRLYSASGKFLGVGQPDLQGHLLPKRLIANIL; this comes from the coding sequence ATGCAAAAGAAGTCTACGAAGCGCGAGATTGATGGCGTTTTTTTACTCAATAAGCCACTTGGATTTTCATCCAATCAAGCCTTAAAAAAAATCCAATGGTTATTTAATGCAAAAAAAGCAGGACACACAGGCACGCTTGATCCTATGGCCTCAGGACTTCTTCCTATTTGCTTAGGTGAGGCTACAAAATTTTCACACCGTCTTCTTAATGCTAACAAAACTTATATCGCAACAATTCAATTCGGCGTGACCACTACGACTGGCGATCAAGAAGGTGAGGTGATTTCAGAAAAAGAGGTTATTTTTAATGAAGTCCAATTGAAAGAAACGCTGCAAAAATTTATAGGCGATATTACACAAATACCCCCGATGTATTCCGCATTGAAATTTGAAGGCAAGCCCCTCTATGAATATGCAAGAAAAGGGATTGAAATTGAACGCAAATCTAGACAAATCACCATCTATGACATCAAGCTTATAAAAGTTAAAGGCAGTGTCACGACTCTTGAAGTTTCCTGCAGCAAGGGGACTTATATTCGTACTTTGGCAGAAGATATTGGGCAAGCACTAGGGTGTGGCGCTCACTTAAAGGGCTTAGAAAGAACCCAAACGGGCAATTTTCAGTTGTCAGATGCCCTCTCGATCGAAGCTCTTGAGGCTATAGCCGTTGCATCTCGAGAAAAAATACTTTTGCCTATCGATGCATTATTAGAAGGGCTATCATCGATTGAGCTGACTTCGACTGAAACAGAAGCGATTAAAAAAGGGCAAAGCATTGATTTTATTAGTAAAAATGAAGAAGAATTACGCTTATATAGCGCTTCAGGTAAGTTTTTAGGGGTGGGCCAGCCCGACCTTCAAGGACACCTGCTTCCTAAGCGCTTAATAGCAAATATATTATAA
- the rbfA gene encoding 30S ribosome-binding factor RbfA, with translation MVNRSYARSDRISEQIKRELAELIQSELKDPAVGMLTITEVQVTPDLLHAKIYFTSPTNDPLIMQGLDRSTGYLRAQLSKRMATRGIPQLHFVYDTSIDEGMKISQLIKDALPPQ, from the coding sequence ATGGTGAATCGCTCTTATGCAAGAAGTGATCGCATTTCAGAACAAATAAAACGAGAACTCGCAGAGCTTATTCAGTCAGAACTCAAGGATCCTGCTGTGGGAATGTTGACGATCACTGAAGTTCAAGTCACCCCTGACTTACTCCACGCTAAAATATATTTTACTTCTCCTACAAATGACCCCTTAATCATGCAAGGCCTAGATCGCTCGACAGGATATTTACGTGCGCAATTATCAAAACGTATGGCGACACGCGGCATCCCACAACTTCATTTTGTGTACGATACGTCGATTGATGAGGGGATGAAGATTTCACAACTCATTAAAGACGCACTACCTCCTCAGTAA
- the infB gene encoding translation initiation factor IF-2: MGQSTVTKFAEELGLPVDLLIEQLKSAGVNKSVAEDSLSEIDKSALLEYLRKEHGQTQVPKNKITLTHKQNKEIKKTDSTGRARTIQVEVRKKRVLVRREDGQPVDTPIVESKPVETVAHTQTKTHVLGEDQLSIREDEAKRHAALAAVQAEDVRKKQEVVAKANDAPAAKLSEGTLHRPASKAGVKVETKEKQLDKSEKDWSDREFKKRTLKGRGDSSASSGWRSPKSRSKSREENEESTFVAPTEPIIRDIHVPETISVADLAHKMSVKATEVIKVLMNMGMMVTINQILDQDTGMIVVGEMGHTPVAALDDDPDALIEQDSSIEAILETRPPVVTVMGHVDHGKTSLLDYIRTTRVASGEAGGITQHIGAYHVETPRGMVTFLDTPGHEAFTAMRARGAKATDIVILVVAADDGVMPQTIEAIHHAKAANVPLVVAINKIDKPDASPERVKMELVAQEVVPEDFGGDTMFVEVSAKSGQGIDKLLESVLLQAEVLELKASKNTPAKGIVIEGRLDKGRGPVATVLIQSGTLKRGDTLLAGSAFGRIRAMLDETGKEIKEAGPSMPVEVLGLADVPNAGEEVVVLNDERKAREIALFRQGKFRDVKLAKQQAAKLANIFDQMAEGNVKVLPLIIKSDVQGSCEALSTSLQKLSTDEVKVNVIHIGVGAVTESDVNLASASKAILIAFNVRAEAGARKLIDSLEVDVHYYSIIYEAVDQVKAALGGLLSPEQKESIIGMVEIREVFKISKIGSIAGCYVQDGVIRRSSMVRILRDNVVIHSGELDSLKRFKDDVKEVKNNFECGLSIKNFNEIEVGDMLEVFEVVEIARKL; this comes from the coding sequence TTTATTAATCGAACAGCTTAAAAGCGCTGGCGTGAATAAATCAGTAGCAGAAGATTCATTAAGCGAAATAGATAAATCAGCTCTTCTCGAATATCTTCGTAAAGAGCATGGCCAAACTCAAGTACCAAAAAACAAAATCACTTTAACGCACAAACAAAATAAAGAGATTAAAAAAACGGATAGCACAGGACGTGCTCGCACCATTCAAGTTGAGGTGCGCAAAAAACGTGTACTCGTAAGACGAGAAGATGGACAACCGGTCGATACCCCTATTGTGGAATCTAAACCTGTTGAAACAGTCGCTCACACTCAAACAAAAACACACGTGCTTGGCGAAGATCAATTATCAATTAGAGAAGACGAAGCTAAGCGACATGCTGCACTTGCAGCAGTTCAAGCCGAAGATGTTAGAAAAAAACAAGAAGTAGTTGCGAAAGCAAATGATGCACCGGCAGCAAAATTAAGCGAAGGCACACTTCATCGTCCCGCTTCTAAAGCAGGTGTTAAAGTTGAAACTAAAGAAAAGCAACTAGATAAGAGTGAAAAAGATTGGTCCGATCGTGAATTTAAAAAACGTACACTCAAAGGACGTGGCGACTCCAGTGCTTCTTCAGGATGGCGCTCACCTAAATCAAGATCAAAATCTCGCGAAGAGAATGAAGAGTCAACTTTTGTAGCACCTACTGAACCGATTATTCGAGACATTCATGTGCCTGAAACAATTTCGGTTGCTGACTTAGCACATAAGATGTCAGTGAAGGCCACTGAGGTCATTAAAGTGCTTATGAATATGGGCATGATGGTCACCATTAATCAAATTTTAGATCAAGACACTGGAATGATTGTGGTAGGTGAAATGGGACATACGCCCGTTGCGGCTTTAGATGATGATCCTGACGCGCTAATCGAGCAAGATTCAAGCATAGAAGCTATATTAGAAACACGACCGCCAGTGGTCACTGTAATGGGTCACGTGGATCACGGTAAAACTTCATTGCTTGATTATATTAGAACCACACGCGTGGCCTCTGGTGAAGCAGGCGGCATTACACAACATATTGGTGCATACCATGTAGAAACACCGCGCGGCATGGTGACTTTTTTAGATACTCCAGGCCATGAGGCTTTCACTGCAATGCGCGCTCGCGGCGCTAAGGCTACTGATATTGTGATTTTAGTAGTGGCAGCAGATGATGGTGTGATGCCACAAACGATTGAAGCAATTCATCATGCAAAAGCAGCCAATGTGCCTCTCGTGGTTGCGATTAATAAAATTGATAAACCTGACGCCTCGCCTGAGCGCGTAAAAATGGAGCTTGTAGCGCAAGAAGTGGTGCCAGAAGATTTTGGTGGTGACACCATGTTTGTGGAAGTTTCAGCAAAATCAGGACAAGGTATCGATAAACTCCTTGAATCTGTGCTGCTTCAAGCCGAAGTGCTTGAATTAAAAGCGTCTAAAAATACGCCTGCCAAGGGTATTGTGATTGAAGGCCGTCTAGATAAAGGCCGAGGCCCTGTAGCCACTGTTCTTATCCAGTCAGGTACTTTAAAACGCGGCGATACATTATTAGCGGGATCAGCTTTTGGTCGCATTCGTGCGATGCTTGATGAAACCGGCAAAGAAATTAAAGAAGCAGGACCTTCTATGCCTGTTGAAGTATTAGGTTTAGCAGATGTGCCGAACGCAGGTGAAGAAGTTGTTGTATTAAATGATGAACGTAAAGCCCGTGAAATTGCTCTATTCCGTCAAGGTAAATTTAGAGATGTGAAATTAGCAAAACAACAAGCTGCAAAACTTGCAAATATATTTGATCAAATGGCTGAGGGTAACGTAAAAGTTTTACCACTCATTATTAAATCTGATGTGCAAGGTTCTTGCGAAGCGTTATCTACATCATTACAAAAATTGTCTACCGACGAAGTTAAAGTGAATGTCATTCATATAGGCGTTGGTGCTGTGACTGAATCTGATGTGAACTTAGCGAGCGCCTCGAAAGCCATTCTCATTGCATTTAATGTAAGAGCGGAAGCAGGTGCGCGTAAATTGATAGATTCACTTGAAGTTGATGTGCACTATTACAGTATTATTTACGAAGCTGTTGATCAAGTGAAAGCAGCCCTTGGTGGATTGTTATCACCTGAGCAAAAAGAGAGCATCATCGGCATGGTAGAAATTCGTGAAGTATTTAAAATTTCTAAAATCGGCTCCATTGCCGGTTGTTATGTTCAAGACGGTGTGATTAGAAGAAGTTCAATGGTACGAATTTTAAGAGACAATGTCGTCATTCATTCAGGCGAACTTGATTCATTAAAACGCTTCAAAGATGATGTGAAAGAAGTTAAAAATAATTTCGAGTGCGGACTCTCTATTAAAAACTTCAATGAAATTGAAGTGGGCGACATGCTCGAAGTGTTTGAAGTCGTTGAGATCGCGCGTAAGCTTTAA